One window from the genome of Salisaeta longa DSM 21114 encodes:
- a CDS encoding heme lyase CcmF/NrfE family subunit, producing MLGTLGEVLILVAFVACGASALLFFWGAQYNDPRWTRLGRWSWAGMSAAVVAASGLLWYFFFSHAYQYAYVYQHSSNDLPLHYLFSTFWAGQEGSFLLWILMMCGVGGLLIAYVQREYASHVLAVVALCQAFLLSMVVGLQIGPIEIGASPFLTLAEKFKDAPIFQQNPGFVPADGKGLNELLQNPWMTIHPPMLFAGFSSMVVPFAFAIAALWRRTYTEWVRPALPWTLFGVTVLGVGIAMGGYWAYVTLSFGGYWAWDPVENSSLVPWLVGVSAFHTMLVQKKSSVSQKSSLFFCILAYLLVIYSTFLTRSGILGDVSVHSFVSLGLYNQLLLWIAALGGLGFGLLAYRWRQLPRPDREPTMLSREFMIFSGAALLAVTALVIILGTSAPILGQIFRDNASTVPIEFYNKWTLPLAIGFVFLAGLGQLFWWNKMRVDALNRILLKPIAFAVVCTIAVLILTPFAQHVAAPPAAAPAGPTQAGLGAALEQFWASYGQAVQLLLLIFAGFFALFGNGMVLWRVGKGNPRMAGGALAHVGFAVLILGVVASSGFSEALPRVGDTVRPGGDQPRENFVLAKGDTRTVGGYQVTYQGTEPAPRGRTRYILDVRDPMGRTYTMKPVAYESDDGQWFLHPDVKSFVEKDLFAAVTPRAATGVDKEKKGPGGELQLAQGDSTIIGDRQFALAFERFEILKAPRGLPMQEGNAPAALKEKVPANAQMAVGARVHVTNLKTGVRRTLMPIYVIMQDRSQRYIENRVADWNFRIAFTQMNVNDGKAQFAIKGVDVMPEDWVVVQAYTKPAISLVWVGIIVLTIGFIIAMIRRVQDLRVFERQRINRTS from the coding sequence ATGCTGGGGACCCTTGGCGAAGTTCTGATCCTTGTTGCATTCGTGGCCTGTGGCGCATCTGCCCTTCTCTTCTTCTGGGGCGCGCAATACAACGATCCCCGCTGGACGCGCCTGGGGCGCTGGAGCTGGGCCGGCATGTCGGCGGCCGTAGTTGCTGCCTCGGGCTTGCTGTGGTACTTCTTCTTTAGCCACGCCTACCAGTACGCGTACGTCTACCAGCACTCGTCGAACGACCTCCCGCTTCACTACCTCTTTTCAACGTTTTGGGCCGGACAGGAGGGCTCGTTCCTGCTCTGGATTCTGATGATGTGTGGCGTTGGCGGCCTTCTTATTGCGTATGTGCAGCGGGAGTACGCATCGCACGTCCTCGCGGTGGTCGCGCTTTGTCAGGCCTTTTTGCTGTCGATGGTGGTCGGGTTGCAAATTGGGCCGATCGAGATTGGCGCCTCGCCCTTTCTAACGCTGGCAGAGAAATTCAAGGATGCGCCCATCTTCCAGCAAAACCCCGGCTTTGTGCCGGCCGACGGGAAGGGCCTCAACGAGCTGCTGCAAAACCCGTGGATGACGATCCACCCGCCCATGCTGTTTGCGGGGTTCTCGTCGATGGTGGTGCCGTTCGCGTTTGCGATTGCCGCCCTGTGGCGCCGTACCTACACCGAATGGGTCCGCCCGGCGCTGCCCTGGACGCTCTTTGGCGTGACGGTGCTGGGCGTGGGCATTGCCATGGGCGGCTACTGGGCCTACGTGACCCTCTCCTTTGGCGGCTACTGGGCGTGGGATCCGGTGGAAAACTCGTCGCTTGTGCCGTGGCTTGTGGGCGTATCGGCCTTTCATACCATGCTGGTTCAAAAAAAGAGCAGCGTCAGCCAAAAGTCGTCACTCTTCTTTTGCATCCTGGCGTACCTGCTCGTCATCTACTCCACGTTCCTGACGCGCAGCGGCATCTTGGGCGATGTGTCGGTGCATTCGTTTGTGAGCCTGGGCCTGTACAACCAGCTGCTGCTTTGGATTGCGGCCCTGGGGGGCCTCGGGTTTGGACTGCTGGCGTACCGGTGGCGCCAGCTGCCCCGCCCCGACCGCGAGCCGACGATGCTCTCGCGTGAGTTTATGATCTTCTCGGGGGCCGCGCTCCTGGCCGTTACGGCACTGGTTATCATCCTGGGCACCAGCGCACCCATTCTGGGCCAAATCTTTCGCGACAATGCCTCTACGGTACCCATCGAGTTCTACAACAAGTGGACGCTTCCGCTGGCGATTGGCTTCGTTTTTCTGGCGGGCCTCGGGCAGTTGTTTTGGTGGAATAAGATGCGCGTTGACGCGCTCAATCGCATCCTGCTAAAGCCCATCGCGTTTGCGGTGGTGTGCACTATCGCCGTGCTCATCCTGACGCCGTTTGCGCAGCACGTGGCCGCGCCGCCCGCCGCGGCGCCTGCGGGCCCGACGCAAGCCGGGCTTGGGGCTGCATTAGAGCAGTTCTGGGCCAGCTATGGACAAGCGGTACAGCTGCTGCTGCTCATCTTTGCGGGCTTCTTTGCGCTCTTTGGCAATGGCATGGTGCTGTGGCGCGTGGGCAAGGGTAATCCGCGCATGGCGGGGGGCGCGCTGGCGCATGTCGGCTTTGCTGTGCTCATCTTGGGCGTGGTGGCGTCCAGCGGCTTTAGCGAGGCCTTGCCGCGCGTGGGCGACACGGTGCGCCCGGGCGGCGATCAGCCCCGCGAGAACTTTGTGCTGGCCAAGGGCGACACCCGCACGGTGGGGGGCTATCAGGTCACCTACCAAGGCACCGAGCCTGCACCGCGGGGCCGCACCCGCTACATCCTCGACGTGCGCGATCCGATGGGCCGCACCTACACCATGAAGCCGGTGGCGTATGAAAGCGACGATGGACAGTGGTTCTTGCACCCCGACGTGAAGTCGTTCGTCGAAAAAGATTTGTTTGCCGCCGTAACGCCCCGAGCGGCCACGGGCGTCGATAAGGAGAAAAAAGGACCGGGCGGCGAGTTGCAGCTGGCACAGGGCGACTCAACCATCATTGGCGATCGGCAGTTTGCGCTGGCCTTCGAACGGTTCGAAATCCTGAAGGCCCCGCGCGGCCTGCCCATGCAGGAAGGCAATGCACCGGCAGCGCTCAAGGAGAAGGTGCCCGCGAACGCGCAGATGGCGGTGGGGGCTCGGGTGCACGTTACCAACCTGAAGACGGGCGTGCGCCGGACGCTCATGCCCATCTACGTGATCATGCAAGACCGCTCGCAGCGCTACATCGAGAACCGCGTGGCGGACTGGAACTTCCGGATTGCGTTCACGCAGATGAACGTGAATGACGGCAAGGCGCAGTTTGCCATCAAGGGCGTCGATGTGATGCCCGAAGATTGGGTGGTGGTGCAGGCCTACACCAAACCGGCCATCAGCCTGGTGTGGGTTGGCATCATTGTGCTGACGATAGGCTTCATCATCGCGATGATACGGCGCGTGCAGGACCTGCGCGTGTTCGAGCGGCAGCGCATCAATCGCACCTCGTGA
- a CDS encoding nuclear transport factor 2 family protein, with protein MSASLQQLESELNDRILQGDILGAFEDFYAEDVVMEEGEDKRVGKDDNREYEEQFVGALQEFHKGEVTAAAIDEEKNVTFSEWDMEFTLEGAGRVRQRQVAVRTWNDDGKIVNEKFYSIGG; from the coding sequence ATGAGTGCATCCCTCCAGCAACTAGAAAGCGAACTCAACGACCGCATCTTGCAAGGCGACATCCTCGGCGCGTTTGAAGACTTTTACGCCGAAGACGTCGTAATGGAAGAAGGCGAAGACAAGCGGGTTGGCAAAGATGACAACCGCGAGTACGAAGAGCAATTCGTTGGCGCCCTCCAAGAGTTTCACAAGGGCGAAGTAACGGCTGCAGCCATCGACGAAGAGAAGAATGTGACCTTCTCGGAGTGGGACATGGAGTTCACCCTGGAAGGCGCGGGCCGCGTGCGGCAGCGGCAGGTGGCGGTGCGCACGTGGAACGATGATGGCAAAATCGTCAACGAGAAGTTTTACAGCATCGGCGGGTAA
- a CDS encoding MarR family winged helix-turn-helix transcriptional regulator, whose translation MDLAPGSMGTTLKDHIQQEAPFESDAHEALLNLFVAAGVSRRRIERVCRSYDLQFSHYNILRILRGVHPQGHARCDISERMVDPSPDVTRLIDKLVDRGLVRRSQSEADRRMTIHTITDEGLALLDEMHPDIQAVQEWFAARVSPRDLRHLSRICEGIYTDYTEDL comes from the coding sequence ATGGATCTGGCACCGGGCAGCATGGGCACGACCCTAAAAGACCACATTCAGCAGGAGGCACCGTTCGAGAGCGACGCGCACGAGGCGCTGCTCAACCTGTTTGTGGCCGCTGGCGTGTCGCGTCGGCGGATAGAGCGCGTCTGCCGGTCTTACGACTTGCAGTTTAGTCACTACAACATTCTTCGCATTCTGCGCGGCGTGCATCCGCAGGGACACGCGCGCTGCGACATTAGCGAACGAATGGTAGACCCATCGCCCGATGTGACGCGGCTGATTGATAAACTGGTGGACCGTGGGCTCGTGCGCCGGTCTCAAAGCGAAGCCGATCGCCGCATGACCATCCACACCATCACCGATGAGGGGCTGGCGCTCCTCGACGAGATGCACCCCGACATTCAGGCGGTGCAGGAATGGTTCGCGGCCCGCGTTTCTCCGCGCGACTTGCGGCATCTTTCGCGCATTTGCGAAGGCATCTACACCGATTACACCGAAGACCTGTAG